The proteins below come from a single Timaviella obliquedivisa GSE-PSE-MK23-08B genomic window:
- a CDS encoding EAL domain-containing protein encodes MKRRNQTKTQRQIFDYQGVLHRITNRIRQSLELQEILDTTAKETCAFLETDRVKIYRFHPDSSGEVVAESIRGNLLPSLRGLSFPASDIPPHARDLFIKSRLRVIVDVASQRKILNQLDNSETGEHLDVEQIRYSPVDPCHAEYLATMGVYSSLVIPILHQNQLWGLLVSHHAAPHQYCQDELQVVQILVDQLSIAIAQANLLSQTRQQVRHESMINQLSRILHSPYDIAQIRQSVLDQAIEAFRGNGGRLYIGDDAIGQPAQLYVSGEQPTLPYLEESRFWQQAMGTIADTALEVSEDGLIEGDGLSKDDEGSKDDEGSKDDEVKLPATTDRPLFDHSSTASSTTTPQLHSIDDLYQEPQLQFLAPAFEKTAIRSILIVPLQYQNQCIGCLSIFRAEIDTEKLWAGQCNPDDRNTRPRQSFEAWQEVKKGQAQQWSVDDVKLAQALGTHLYMAVMQRRVEDMIRHQASHDPLTGLPNRVLFDKRLSLALAYAHQWGEMLAVMFLDLDRFKTINDTLGHASGDQLLQQVAHRLAKCLKPSDTIARWGGDEFTLILPQVRSAHDATKIAKRILKTLKTSFDCHGQEIHVTTSIGIALAPYDGEDAETLLKNADRAMYRAKQQGKNDFQLYAPDMNTQALDQLVLVNDLYRALNRNEFLLHYQPQVNLKTGKIVAMEALVRWQHPERGLVPPIQFIPLAEETGQIKAIGEWVLQTACAQNRAWQEAGLPPIRIAVNLSARQFQQHSLVKSIDRILAETGLEPQYLEVEITESIAMQDISVTISILEELQAMGVYISLDDFGTGYSSLATLKQFPLHTLKIDRAFIKDLTTDAKDASLIRAIVALGHGLNLAVIAEGVETAEQQEFLGAVGCDAMQGYFFSKPLPAAAAVQLYRNQEFAALQ; translated from the coding sequence ATGAAACGTAGAAACCAGACAAAAACTCAGCGGCAGATCTTCGACTATCAAGGCGTTCTCCATCGCATCACTAACCGAATTCGCCAATCGTTAGAACTGCAAGAGATTCTGGATACTACTGCTAAAGAAACCTGCGCGTTTTTAGAAACAGATCGCGTTAAGATTTATCGCTTCCACCCCGATAGCAGTGGCGAGGTTGTAGCAGAATCTATTCGAGGCAACCTTCTACCCTCGTTGCGGGGTCTTAGTTTTCCCGCTAGTGATATTCCTCCTCATGCCCGCGACTTGTTTATTAAGTCTCGCCTACGAGTCATTGTTGATGTTGCCTCTCAACGCAAAATATTAAATCAGCTTGACAATTCAGAGACAGGTGAACATTTAGACGTTGAGCAGATTCGCTATAGTCCAGTTGATCCCTGTCATGCTGAGTACCTGGCGACAATGGGCGTTTACTCTTCGCTAGTCATTCCCATTCTTCACCAAAATCAGCTTTGGGGGTTGTTGGTGTCACACCATGCAGCACCGCATCAGTATTGCCAGGATGAGTTACAAGTGGTGCAAATTCTAGTCGATCAACTCTCGATCGCCATTGCTCAAGCCAATCTTTTATCCCAGACTCGGCAGCAAGTTCGGCATGAGTCAATGATTAACCAACTCAGTCGAATATTGCATTCTCCTTATGACATTGCTCAGATTAGACAATCTGTGTTAGACCAAGCGATTGAAGCTTTTAGAGGCAACGGAGGTAGGCTCTATATCGGCGATGATGCCATTGGACAGCCCGCTCAACTTTATGTCTCTGGTGAGCAGCCGACGCTGCCTTACTTGGAAGAAAGCCGTTTCTGGCAACAAGCCATGGGAACGATCGCCGACACGGCTCTAGAAGTTAGCGAGGATGGGTTAATCGAGGGGGACGGGTTGAGCAAAGATGATGAGGGAAGCAAAGATGATGAGGGAAGCAAAGATGATGAGGTCAAGCTACCTGCAACCACAGATCGTCCTCTATTCGATCATTCCAGTACTGCCTCCTCCACAACTACCCCTCAACTTCACAGCATTGACGATCTTTACCAAGAACCCCAACTTCAATTCTTAGCCCCTGCCTTCGAGAAAACAGCAATTCGCTCAATTTTGATTGTCCCATTGCAATATCAAAATCAGTGCATTGGCTGTCTCAGTATTTTTCGTGCCGAAATTGACACAGAAAAGTTGTGGGCAGGGCAGTGCAATCCGGACGATCGCAATACTCGTCCTCGCCAGTCTTTTGAAGCGTGGCAAGAAGTTAAAAAGGGACAGGCACAACAATGGAGTGTTGATGATGTCAAACTGGCGCAAGCCTTAGGCACGCATCTGTACATGGCAGTGATGCAGCGACGGGTTGAGGATATGATTCGGCATCAAGCCTCTCATGACCCTCTAACTGGATTACCCAACCGAGTCTTATTTGATAAGCGGCTCTCGCTGGCATTGGCGTATGCCCATCAATGGGGCGAAATGCTGGCAGTAATGTTTCTTGATCTCGATCGCTTTAAAACGATTAACGATACTTTAGGGCACGCCAGTGGTGACCAGTTATTACAACAAGTGGCTCATCGCCTAGCTAAATGCCTAAAACCTAGCGATACGATCGCCCGTTGGGGAGGCGATGAGTTTACGCTAATCTTGCCCCAGGTTCGATCTGCCCATGATGCCACTAAGATTGCGAAACGGATTCTCAAAACCCTTAAAACTTCGTTTGATTGCCATGGACAGGAAATTCACGTCACCACCAGTATTGGTATTGCCCTGGCTCCTTACGATGGAGAAGATGCAGAAACGCTGTTAAAAAATGCGGATAGAGCCATGTACCGGGCAAAACAACAGGGCAAAAATGATTTCCAATTGTATGCACCGGATATGAATACCCAGGCACTTGACCAACTGGTGCTAGTCAATGACCTTTATCGAGCGTTGAATCGGAATGAGTTTTTGTTGCACTACCAACCCCAGGTTAACCTCAAGACAGGAAAGATCGTGGCAATGGAGGCATTGGTGCGCTGGCAGCATCCTGAGCGAGGGTTGGTACCGCCTATTCAATTTATTCCTTTAGCTGAAGAAACTGGACAGATTAAGGCGATCGGGGAGTGGGTACTACAAACTGCTTGTGCCCAGAATCGAGCTTGGCAGGAAGCAGGGTTGCCGCCCATTCGCATCGCTGTTAACCTGTCGGCTCGTCAGTTTCAGCAGCATAGCCTGGTGAAGTCAATCGATCGCATCTTGGCTGAAACAGGGTTAGAGCCGCAATACTTAGAAGTTGAGATTACTGAGAGTATTGCCATGCAGGATATCAGCGTGACCATTTCGATTTTGGAAGAATTGCAGGCAATGGGAGTTTACATTTCGCTGGATGATTTTGGGACAGGGTATTCTTCGTTAGCTACGCTCAAGCAATTTCCTTTGCATACGTTGAAGATAGACCGGGCGTTTATCAAAGATTTGACGACCGATGCCAAAGATGCTTCTTTGATTCGGGCGATCGTAGCCTTGGGACATGGATTGAACCTAGCTGTGATTGCTGAGGGGGTAGAAACGGCAGAGCAACAGGAGTTTTTAGGCGCGGTGGGTTGTGATGCTATGCAAGGCTACTTCTTTAGTAAACCCCTGCCCGCAGCAGCAGCAGTCCAACTGTATCGAAATCAAGAGTTCGCTGCTTTACAATAA
- a CDS encoding glycerol-3-phosphate acyltransferase, producing MTLTQVWGLLLILLLCPILGGLPLIRWMTRSLTGKDLAKIGTGNVSVSAAFYHGGKVVGILAVCSEALKGIAAVLLARYFFPADAAWEIVALISLVMGRYWGGKGAGTTNVVWGYIAHDWVSAGLIFVISSAIFTLLRERRSGKLGVLVLIPLMTALRHPLEGARIGSTVILSALIAWIYQKIPDDLELPTGTVQGDSRQMFRFFQGDRAIPTLNQILHPDKVGAKAATLSRLNRSYPIPPGWVLPPGDDPAPLMELLNPSVEAPLIVRSSAIGEDSEFASAAGQYESIANITSKAALEQAILRCQNSYNAPNALRYRQDQGVAEQSMAVLVQVQIQGVFSGVAFSRDPIARQGDAVIIEALPGMASSVVSGQVTPEQYRVTISSATSVESLDSPGWILPDDLNLEVEGSGEIPPRLIQQVAFLARHLEEHHYGIPQDIEWSYDGHQLWVLQSRPITTLLPIWTRKIAAEVIPGFIHPLTWSVNRPLTCGVWGDIFTVVLGDPSGNGKAARACGLDFSKTATLHHSAAYFNASLLGQTFQQMGLPAESLEFLTRGAKFSKPPIGSTLRNVPGLWRLGQRAWRLEKDFNQDVRQYFDPAFLSLSPPPEQLPIALLFRRVEQVLDLLKRATYYSIMAPLSLALWQALLNVKELDQQQLPEVASLRSLQSIATHATLPQPPTSFADLSATSAGQAILQEFDRFLQQYGYLSDVATDIAVPRWKDSPQMLQNLLMEYLINPKESNPKESRDERKRPTWKTKQVQRRLDLKGRVTTVYSKLLAELRWSFVTIEQQWLTAGLLTEPGDIFFLKLDEIKQLIADDPELRDRRSQIIAERKLQLESDRQATPAMLVYGNDPPRLAPPSFTPLQAAQQLQGIGASPGQAEGWIVVVQNLQSIPPINRETILVVPYTDSGWSPLLAQAGGLIAEVGGQLSHGAIVAREYGIPAVMNISHATQKLRNGQRVRIDGRSGTIYIVQ from the coding sequence ATGACCCTCACCCAAGTTTGGGGACTGTTGCTCATCTTGCTCCTCTGCCCTATTTTGGGCGGACTTCCTCTCATTCGTTGGATGACCCGCAGCCTGACTGGCAAAGACCTTGCCAAAATTGGCACAGGTAACGTCAGCGTTTCAGCCGCTTTTTACCATGGGGGAAAAGTCGTGGGCATCTTGGCAGTCTGTTCAGAAGCCTTAAAAGGCATTGCCGCAGTGCTTTTAGCCAGATATTTTTTTCCTGCCGATGCTGCCTGGGAAATTGTGGCACTCATTTCGCTGGTTATGGGACGCTATTGGGGAGGCAAGGGGGCAGGTACAACCAATGTCGTTTGGGGTTATATTGCCCATGATTGGGTGAGTGCAGGGTTGATTTTTGTGATTAGTAGCGCCATTTTTACCTTGCTCCGCGAGCGGCGATCGGGCAAACTAGGCGTTTTAGTTTTGATTCCACTCATGACGGCATTACGCCATCCACTAGAGGGAGCAAGAATCGGATCGACAGTAATTCTATCTGCGTTAATCGCTTGGATTTACCAAAAAATTCCCGATGATTTAGAACTACCAACTGGAACTGTTCAGGGAGATTCTCGCCAAATGTTTCGTTTTTTTCAAGGCGATCGTGCCATCCCCACGCTAAACCAAATCCTTCATCCTGATAAAGTAGGCGCAAAAGCCGCCACCCTTTCTCGTCTCAATCGCAGTTACCCGATTCCTCCCGGCTGGGTATTGCCCCCCGGAGACGATCCGGCTCCGCTCATGGAGCTATTGAATCCCTCCGTTGAAGCACCTCTGATTGTGCGCTCTTCTGCAATTGGAGAAGACTCAGAATTCGCTTCCGCCGCAGGGCAATATGAATCGATCGCCAACATTACAAGCAAAGCTGCATTAGAACAAGCCATTCTCCGGTGCCAAAATTCCTACAATGCGCCCAACGCTTTGCGCTACCGTCAAGACCAGGGCGTTGCCGAACAAAGCATGGCAGTTTTAGTGCAAGTACAAATACAGGGCGTATTTTCGGGCGTGGCATTTAGTCGTGATCCGATCGCTCGTCAAGGCGATGCCGTCATCATCGAAGCCCTTCCGGGCATGGCTTCTAGCGTCGTCTCTGGGCAAGTTACTCCTGAGCAATATCGCGTTACCATCAGCAGTGCTACCTCGGTAGAATCATTGGATAGCCCAGGCTGGATTCTTCCAGATGACCTCAACTTGGAGGTTGAAGGTAGCGGCGAAATCCCTCCCCGACTCATACAGCAAGTAGCATTCCTGGCAAGGCATTTAGAAGAACATCACTACGGCATTCCCCAAGATATTGAGTGGAGCTACGATGGTCATCAACTTTGGGTGCTGCAATCTCGTCCCATTACCACGCTATTGCCCATTTGGACGCGCAAAATTGCTGCCGAAGTCATTCCAGGATTTATTCATCCGTTAACCTGGTCGGTTAATCGTCCGTTAACGTGTGGCGTGTGGGGCGATATTTTTACCGTGGTGCTGGGCGACCCTTCCGGTAACGGCAAAGCCGCGCGCGCGTGTGGACTCGATTTTTCCAAAACTGCGACGCTCCATCACTCTGCCGCCTACTTTAATGCCTCTTTGTTGGGGCAAACTTTTCAGCAAATGGGCTTACCCGCCGAAAGCCTTGAGTTTCTGACTAGAGGCGCAAAATTCAGCAAGCCGCCCATTGGCTCAACTTTGCGCAACGTGCCTGGACTATGGCGATTGGGACAACGCGCATGGCGGCTAGAAAAAGACTTTAACCAAGATGTTCGCCAATATTTTGATCCCGCCTTTCTAAGTCTGTCGCCGCCGCCGGAGCAACTGCCGATCGCCTTGCTATTTCGCCGAGTTGAGCAAGTTCTAGATCTGTTAAAACGAGCCACTTACTACAGCATTATGGCTCCGCTGAGCTTGGCATTGTGGCAAGCGTTGCTGAATGTGAAAGAGTTAGATCAGCAGCAGTTACCCGAAGTCGCTTCTCTGCGATCGCTCCAATCGATCGCCACCCATGCTACTCTTCCTCAGCCTCCAACATCCTTCGCAGACCTTTCCGCTACATCTGCTGGACAAGCCATCTTGCAAGAGTTCGATCGCTTTCTCCAGCAATATGGCTACCTGAGTGATGTGGCGACCGACATCGCGGTGCCTCGGTGGAAAGACTCACCGCAGATGTTGCAAAATTTGCTAATGGAGTATTTGATTAACCCTAAAGAATCGAATCCTAAAGAAAGCCGTGACGAACGAAAGCGCCCAACCTGGAAAACGAAGCAAGTGCAACGACGGCTTGATCTAAAAGGACGAGTTACCACGGTTTACAGCAAGCTGCTAGCAGAATTGCGCTGGAGCTTTGTGACAATAGAGCAGCAGTGGTTAACCGCAGGATTGCTGACAGAGCCAGGGGATATTTTCTTCCTTAAACTCGACGAAATTAAACAACTTATTGCCGATGATCCAGAACTCCGCGATCGCCGCTCTCAAATTATTGCCGAACGGAAATTGCAGCTAGAAAGCGATCGTCAAGCCACTCCTGCCATGCTGGTCTACGGCAACGACCCACCCCGCCTCGCTCCTCCCTCCTTCACCCCTCTGCAAGCTGCCCAACAACTCCAGGGGATTGGCGCTAGCCCTGGACAAGCTGAAGGCTGGATCGTAGTAGTTCAAAATCTCCAGTCCATTCCCCCTATCAACCGCGAAACTATCCTCGTAGTGCCGTATACCGATTCGGGATGGTCGCCCTTGCTGGCACAGGCAGGCGGACTGATTGCCGAAGTCGGCGGACAACTTTCCCATGGGGCGATCGTGGCGCGTGAGTACGGCATCCCCGCAGTGATGAACATTTCCCATGCTACCCAGAAGTTACGGAACGGGCAGCGGGTTCGCATTGATGGGCGATCGGGGACAATTTACATCGTGCAGTGA
- a CDS encoding SDR family NAD(P)-dependent oxidoreductase, whose translation MPTTLITGANSGMGYETALSLGKLGHELILCTRSIAKGNAALQKMKQQDIAIQATVFSLDLASFQSIKAGAEMIKAAFPTIDCLIFNAGIMTPPYTQTQDGFELQFQANYLSHFYLFNLLKEALLTSFIRKVISISSLSSEKGVNDSIKKYEEDAYCSSDSYQAMKSYRESKLAQVLFTKELNQRFQEPPISSYAVHPGVVNTRLFYRNASPFYTQLMKPFVWVGYATGKLVTPRKGAETAIALASHQFNPSGLYWANKTIRSPNPIANQDEFCREFWDWSLSLMPNTL comes from the coding sequence ATGCCGACCACATTGATTACCGGAGCCAATAGCGGCATGGGCTACGAGACTGCCCTGAGTTTGGGAAAACTGGGGCACGAGCTAATTTTATGCACGCGATCGATCGCTAAAGGCAACGCAGCCTTGCAAAAAATGAAACAACAAGATATAGCTATTCAAGCAACAGTTTTCTCGCTAGATCTGGCATCTTTTCAATCAATAAAAGCGGGTGCAGAAATGATTAAAGCAGCTTTCCCCACAATTGACTGTTTAATCTTCAATGCAGGGATCATGACTCCGCCTTATACTCAAACTCAAGATGGATTTGAGTTGCAGTTTCAAGCAAACTATCTAAGTCATTTTTACTTGTTTAATTTACTAAAGGAAGCATTACTAACCTCGTTCATAAGAAAGGTCATTAGTATTTCGTCTTTGTCTAGTGAAAAAGGAGTAAATGACTCAATTAAAAAGTATGAAGAAGACGCTTATTGCTCCTCTGATTCTTATCAGGCAATGAAGTCTTACCGAGAGTCAAAATTAGCTCAAGTTTTGTTTACTAAAGAACTTAATCAACGGTTTCAGGAGCCTCCTATTAGTAGTTACGCTGTTCATCCAGGCGTGGTCAATACAAGGTTATTTTATCGCAACGCTAGCCCGTTTTATACGCAGTTGATGAAGCCTTTTGTATGGGTTGGCTACGCAACTGGAAAGTTAGTGACACCTCGTAAAGGAGCCGAAACAGCGATCGCCCTAGCCTCTCATCAATTCAATCCTAGTGGTCTATATTGGGCAAACAAAACAATTAGATCTCCCAATCCGATCGCTAACCAGGACGAATTTTGCCGAGAATTTTGGGATTGGTCTTTAAGCTTAATGCCAAATACTTTGTAG
- the nirD gene encoding nitrite reductase small subunit NirD translates to MMQITSTPETIAHWQTVCSLSRIIPNTGVCALVGDQQVAVFRVGEEVYAIANYDPFSQAYVLSRGIVGDRQGIPKVASPIYKQNFNLITGECFDDETVRVEIFPVRVLEGQVQIRIGVHSV, encoded by the coding sequence ATGATGCAAATTACTTCTACGCCTGAAACGATCGCTCATTGGCAAACTGTTTGTTCTCTAAGTCGCATTATTCCTAACACGGGCGTTTGTGCTTTGGTGGGAGATCAGCAGGTGGCAGTTTTTCGCGTAGGAGAAGAGGTTTACGCGATCGCCAACTATGATCCGTTTAGTCAAGCCTACGTGCTTTCTCGCGGTATTGTTGGCGATCGGCAGGGTATTCCTAAAGTGGCTTCTCCCATCTACAAGCAAAACTTTAATTTAATCACAGGGGAATGCTTTGATGATGAGACGGTGCGTGTAGAGATCTTTCCGGTGCGCGTACTAGAAGGGCAGGTGCAGATCAGAATCGGAGTTCATTCAGTATAA